Proteins from a genomic interval of Lolium perenne isolate Kyuss_39 chromosome 1, Kyuss_2.0, whole genome shotgun sequence:
- the LOC127327544 gene encoding ubiquitin-conjugating enzyme E2 36, translating into MANSNLPRRIIKETQRLLSEPAPGISASPSEENMRYFNVMVLGPAQSPYEGGVFKLELFLPEEYPMAAPKVRFLTKIYHPNIDKLGRICLDILKDKWSPALQIRTVLLSIQALLSAPNPDDPLSENVAKHWKSNEAEAVETAKEWTRVYASGA; encoded by the exons ATGGCCAACAGCAACCTCCCGCGCCGGATCATCAAG GAGACGCAGCGGCTGCTCAGCGAACCAG CGCCGGGGATCAGCGCGTCGCCGTCGGAGGAGAACATGCGCTACTTCAATGTCATGGTCCTTGGACCGGCGCAGTCTCCTTACGAAG GTGGAGTTTTTAAGCTTGAACTTTTCTTACCCGAGGAATATCCGATGGCTGCTCCAAAA GTTAGGTTTCTCACAAAAATATACCATCCCAACATTGACAAG CTCGGTAGAATATGCCTTGACATCCTCAAGGACAAATGGAGTCCAGCCCTTCAAATACGCACTGTTCTTTTGAG CATTCAGGCACTGCTGAGCGCTCCAAACCCAGATGACCCTCTCTCAGAAAATGTTGCAAAACACTGGAAATCCAATGAAGCTGAAGCTGTTGAGACAG CGAAAGAGTGGACTCGCGTGTATGCCAGTGGTGCATGA